A genomic window from Anthocerotibacter panamensis C109 includes:
- a CDS encoding alpha-ketoglutarate-dependent dioxygenase AlkB: MKTAFGSPGQLELDFTKESVETEIPGLTYIRNYINPSRHDTILEEIYKGKWLNDLKRRVQHYGYKYDYKSRSIDRSMYLGNLPPWAHTLALELYQYGYTSEIFDQAIVNEYEPGQGISRHIDCPSCFKNVIVSISLGSSCVMNLEHRRTGSKTSILLEPRTLLVMQNEARYEWLHSIPARKMDTFDGYEILRKTRVSLTFRKVILH; the protein is encoded by the coding sequence ATGAAAACTGCATTCGGCTCTCCGGGGCAACTTGAACTCGATTTTACAAAGGAATCGGTGGAAACCGAGATTCCTGGACTCACCTATATTCGAAACTATATCAATCCTAGTCGTCACGATACGATATTAGAGGAGATCTACAAAGGTAAATGGCTAAATGACTTAAAGCGTCGCGTCCAGCACTATGGCTACAAATACGACTACAAATCTCGTTCGATTGATAGGAGTATGTATCTGGGAAACTTGCCCCCCTGGGCTCATACTCTGGCTCTTGAGTTATACCAGTATGGCTATACATCTGAAATTTTTGATCAGGCTATTGTCAATGAATATGAGCCTGGACAAGGGATTTCAAGACACATTGACTGTCCATCCTGCTTTAAAAATGTCATAGTTTCAATTAGTTTAGGTTCATCCTGTGTTATGAACCTTGAGCATAGGCGCACGGGTAGTAAAACGTCTATATTATTAGAACCACGAACCTTACTTGTCATGCAGAATGAAGCACGGTACGAATGGCTGCATAGCATACCAGCTAGAAAAATGGACACCTTTGATGGCTACGAGATACTGCGCAAAACGAGAGTTTCTCTCACGTTTAGGAAAGTTATACTTCACTAG
- a CDS encoding ferritin-like domain-containing protein, translated as MEKDYTASPCALSRRHILGTGLLTLGAAATAALPAHAQATASDVAILNAALDLEHQAIWAYGVAAGKLSDTPVGKTILTLALRNQADHKAHRDALAGAVKSFEKTPSPARSSYDLSSYIKAGEGNLDSDANIAKLALALEVDAALAYADAFSKLKTPAILSAAATIAPDESAHATAIRAVFKTLVPTMEYVPAPFLSAATRKAWILNV; from the coding sequence ATGGAGAAGGACTACACCGCTTCCCCGTGCGCCTTGTCGCGCCGTCATATCCTGGGCACCGGACTTCTCACCTTGGGCGCAGCCGCTACGGCTGCTTTACCCGCCCATGCCCAAGCTACCGCCTCAGACGTGGCGATTCTCAACGCGGCTTTAGACCTAGAACATCAGGCTATCTGGGCCTACGGAGTTGCCGCTGGTAAACTGAGTGACACCCCTGTGGGTAAAACCATCCTCACCTTGGCCCTGCGCAATCAGGCAGACCACAAAGCCCACCGCGATGCTTTGGCTGGAGCAGTTAAGTCGTTTGAGAAAACCCCTAGTCCCGCCCGCAGCAGCTACGACCTCAGCAGCTATATCAAAGCTGGTGAAGGTAATCTGGATTCCGATGCCAATATCGCCAAGCTCGCTTTAGCCCTGGAAGTTGACGCTGCTCTGGCCTATGCCGATGCCTTCAGTAAGCTCAAAACCCCTGCGATCCTAAGTGCGGCAGCTACTATCGCCCCCGATGAATCTGCCCACGCTACCGCAATCCGGGCCGTCTTCAAGACTTTGGTCCCGACGATGGAATACGTGCCTGCCCCCTTCCTCAGTGCTGCTACGCGCAAGGCCTGGATCCTCAACGTCTAG
- a CDS encoding ABC transporter ATP-binding protein — MLEVLNLRKSFKNIAAVQGVSFKAPDAQITGLLGPNGAGKTTTLRILYTVLKPDSGTARVDGFDSVTATQEVQQRIGVLPDSRGLYPRFTARENVRYYGRLHGLRGAVLEQQIQDLVKLLDMQEFADRRTEGFSQGQRLKVAIARALVHQPQNILLDEPTNGLDVMSTRALRTVIRRFRDEGKCVLFSSHVMQEVAALCDTVIVITRGQVVAEGTPEQLRRTTGQENLEDAFVAAIGSGEGLML; from the coding sequence ATGCTCGAAGTCCTAAACCTGCGTAAGTCCTTTAAGAACATTGCCGCAGTCCAAGGTGTTTCCTTTAAAGCACCGGACGCACAGATCACCGGGCTGCTCGGCCCCAATGGCGCAGGCAAGACCACGACCCTGCGCATCCTCTATACCGTCCTCAAACCAGACTCCGGTACCGCCCGCGTGGATGGCTTCGACAGTGTGACAGCGACGCAGGAAGTCCAACAGCGCATCGGCGTCCTCCCGGATAGCCGGGGACTCTATCCGCGCTTCACCGCCCGCGAGAATGTCCGCTACTATGGTCGTCTGCACGGCCTCAGGGGGGCTGTTTTGGAGCAACAGATTCAAGATTTAGTGAAACTCTTGGATATGCAGGAGTTTGCAGACCGGCGCACGGAGGGCTTCTCTCAGGGACAACGGCTCAAGGTCGCCATTGCCCGCGCCCTCGTCCACCAGCCCCAAAATATTCTGCTAGACGAACCCACCAACGGCCTCGACGTGATGAGCACCCGCGCCCTACGCACAGTGATCCGCCGTTTCCGGGACGAAGGAAAGTGTGTACTCTTCTCCAGCCACGTAATGCAGGAAGTAGCCGCCCTCTGTGACACCGTCATTGTGATTACACGCGGGCAGGTAGTGGCTGAGGGAACTCCTGAGCAACTGCGTCGAACCACCGGGCAGGAAAACCTTGAAGATGCGTTTGTTGCGGCTATCGGCTCTGGGGAGGGCTTGATGTTATGA
- a CDS encoding glycosyltransferase has product MSTCLGAASWAGLRAEPMKVALVHDYLIHQGGSENCVEALLEMFPQAPVYTCYFSPETMPERWRRRDIRTSFLQRLPLGKKNYQDRLQYFLPLMPLAYESLDLSGYDLVLSSSHAFAKGVLTRVNTLHLSYIHTPTRYLWDLNQEYTRDYRGGALKRALLPVALHYLRLWDFQAAQRPYHLMANSRYVARRVATYYRRPATVINPPVDVDYFTVIPNPREDYYLITSRWVPYKRADLAIQAFNQLGLRLLVVGDGPELPKLQAQAGRTIEFLPYQPREALRDLIANCRALVFPSEEDFGILPVEAMACGRPVIAFGRGGALETVLPAVTGLHFPEQTVAALVQAIRVGEAQAWDARRIRQHSEQFSRQRYQERIKDLIDTQRERFMTVPLPL; this is encoded by the coding sequence ATGTCCACCTGCTTGGGGGCCGCTTCATGGGCTGGCCTCCGGGCTGAGCCGATGAAGGTCGCGCTTGTCCATGACTACCTGATCCATCAGGGAGGGTCTGAGAACTGTGTTGAGGCCCTCCTGGAAATGTTCCCCCAAGCACCCGTCTACACCTGCTACTTCAGCCCCGAGACGATGCCGGAGCGTTGGCGCAGGCGTGATATTCGTACTTCATTTCTTCAGCGCCTACCTTTAGGAAAAAAGAATTACCAAGATCGTCTGCAATATTTTTTACCTTTGATGCCGTTGGCCTACGAGAGCTTGGACCTGTCAGGCTATGATCTGGTACTCTCCAGCAGTCATGCCTTCGCTAAGGGGGTGCTGACTCGGGTCAATACGCTCCATCTCAGCTATATTCATACCCCCACTCGCTATCTCTGGGACCTGAATCAGGAATACACCCGTGATTATCGCGGAGGAGCCCTCAAGCGGGCGCTGTTGCCGGTGGCGCTCCACTACCTGAGGCTTTGGGATTTCCAGGCTGCGCAACGGCCTTATCATCTGATGGCTAACAGTCGCTATGTGGCCCGACGCGTCGCCACGTATTACCGGCGACCGGCAACGGTGATCAACCCACCCGTGGACGTGGACTACTTCACGGTAATCCCTAACCCTCGGGAGGACTATTACCTCATCACCAGTCGTTGGGTGCCCTACAAGCGGGCTGACCTCGCTATTCAGGCGTTTAATCAATTGGGACTGCGGCTTTTGGTGGTCGGGGACGGGCCGGAATTGCCCAAGCTCCAGGCTCAAGCTGGTCGTACCATTGAGTTCCTGCCCTATCAGCCCCGAGAAGCCCTGCGCGACTTGATAGCCAACTGTCGGGCGTTGGTGTTTCCTAGCGAAGAGGACTTTGGCATTCTGCCGGTGGAGGCGATGGCCTGTGGTCGTCCGGTCATTGCTTTTGGGCGGGGCGGGGCCTTAGAGACTGTCCTGCCCGCCGTCACGGGGCTACATTTTCCAGAGCAAACCGTGGCTGCCCTGGTTCAGGCGATTCGTGTAGGTGAAGCTCAAGCTTGGGACGCAAGGCGCATCCGTCAGCACAGTGAACAGTTTTCTCGTCAGCGCTATCAAGAGCGTATCAAGGACTTGATTGACACACAGCGTGAACGCTTTATGACGGTCCCGTTGCCGCTGTGA
- a CDS encoding class I SAM-dependent methyltransferase codes for MLEPTEFTQRLFNELVHDPYKQHRRTHAWEKLVVQKDEDFHRKNILKQGRADFTKPLVIDSYTLPIEDIVLVYCYQYMCMHWVSTHFVHWRNADTLTKYLTPINSRIVFVDFGCGPMTAGAASYKALDRSYPELGVSYTYIGIDNAPAMLAKARTFASYPMLFSNRCTFRYVSSWDILIPKINQLNFSHSASTIILNFTYLFASISLDSDELAKIIIELSKICSQHPIFIVQQNPSLLALNEKWNRFKLHMSDTFSSLVETECTIDYQDAITSNVKPPIKLYYEILENRRLP; via the coding sequence ATGCTAGAGCCTACTGAGTTCACACAAAGATTGTTTAATGAATTGGTCCATGATCCTTATAAACAGCACCGTCGCACTCACGCATGGGAAAAGCTTGTTGTTCAGAAAGATGAAGACTTTCATAGGAAGAATATATTGAAGCAGGGGAGAGCTGATTTTACCAAGCCACTCGTTATAGATTCCTACACACTACCCATCGAAGATATAGTACTGGTCTACTGCTATCAATACATGTGTATGCACTGGGTAAGTACCCATTTTGTACATTGGCGTAACGCAGATACACTTACAAAATATTTAACTCCCATAAATAGCAGAATTGTTTTTGTAGATTTTGGCTGTGGACCTATGACGGCTGGAGCTGCTTCCTATAAGGCGCTTGACCGCTCTTACCCTGAGCTTGGCGTCAGCTATACGTACATAGGGATTGACAATGCTCCGGCTATGTTAGCTAAAGCTAGAACATTTGCAAGCTATCCCATGCTGTTCTCAAATAGATGCACATTCAGATATGTTTCAAGTTGGGATATTCTAATTCCAAAGATAAATCAACTTAATTTTTCCCATTCTGCTTCCACCATAATTTTGAATTTCACCTATTTATTTGCAAGCATTTCTCTTGACTCTGATGAGTTAGCAAAAATTATCATCGAGCTGTCTAAAATATGTTCCCAACATCCAATCTTTATAGTTCAACAAAATCCTTCTTTACTCGCGCTAAATGAGAAATGGAATAGGTTCAAATTGCACATGAGTGATACCTTCTCTTCATTGGTAGAGACGGAATGCACGATAGATTATCAAGATGCAATAACTAGTAACGTTAAGCCTCCAATTAAGTTATACTATGAGATACTCGAAAATAGACGCCTACCATGA
- a CDS encoding cupredoxin domain-containing protein, translating into MRTLAAIAVLLSLIGLPLQAKQLKTKTIIIEAFQFNPSLLVVKQGTAVIFENRDGTPHTVSPDNAGFVDSGRIAGHERKAIAFKALGDYPYHCAIHPSMMGKVRVVK; encoded by the coding sequence ATGCGAACATTAGCGGCTATCGCAGTGTTGCTTAGCCTGATAGGTCTGCCCCTCCAGGCCAAGCAACTTAAAACCAAGACCATCATCATCGAAGCCTTCCAGTTCAACCCGTCGCTGCTGGTTGTCAAACAGGGCACAGCGGTGATATTTGAGAACCGGGACGGGACACCCCACACTGTTTCTCCCGATAACGCAGGGTTCGTTGACTCGGGGCGGATCGCAGGCCATGAACGAAAAGCCATCGCTTTCAAGGCCCTTGGGGACTATCCCTACCACTGCGCGATCCACCCCAGCATGATGGGCAAGGTAAGGGTCGTGAAGTAA
- a CDS encoding ABC transporter permease has protein sequence MKIQPFLERIGIVFQKEVLDNLRDKRTVRTALLTPLLGPLIFAVIITVQVKTISEKSDEALKLPIIGSQNAPHLIAYLRQAGVEIVAAPPDPEAKVRDGTYAAVLRVPKGYGEDFQKARPATVQVIADSSRQSNQVSTRRVRDLLNGYGRQVGALRLVARGINPSVIQAIALEDIDVGAAQGRAASLLAMLPYFIIFSAFIGGLYIAIDTTAGERERGSLEPLVINPVPRWELVLGKVSATLLFAMIAVAETIVGFAVMLNYVPVEELGLQFNLSPLSLLGVLLVALPILPVAAGIQTIVATFTKSFREALTYLQLLPLIPALPGLLLVFVPVKPELWVMLIPTFGQQILIQQLLRGEVPNGLLVAVSTLTTLAIGAILIWGAIWIFQREEVLGR, from the coding sequence ATGAAAATTCAGCCATTTTTGGAGCGCATCGGCATCGTTTTCCAAAAAGAAGTCCTGGACAATCTGCGCGATAAACGAACGGTCAGGACGGCGCTGCTGACGCCCTTACTCGGTCCGCTCATCTTCGCGGTCATCATCACAGTCCAGGTCAAAACTATCTCCGAGAAGTCCGATGAGGCGCTCAAACTCCCCATTATTGGGTCTCAAAATGCCCCTCACCTGATCGCGTACCTGCGGCAGGCTGGAGTAGAGATTGTGGCAGCCCCTCCTGACCCCGAGGCTAAAGTGCGTGACGGCACCTATGCCGCAGTGCTGCGCGTGCCTAAAGGCTATGGGGAAGATTTTCAGAAGGCCCGTCCCGCAACGGTTCAGGTCATCGCTGACTCCTCGCGCCAATCCAACCAAGTCTCCACGAGGCGCGTCCGGGACTTGCTCAACGGCTATGGTCGTCAGGTGGGGGCGCTACGCCTTGTAGCGCGGGGGATCAACCCGAGCGTCATCCAGGCTATCGCCTTGGAAGACATCGATGTCGGTGCTGCTCAGGGACGGGCGGCTTCCCTGCTTGCCATGTTGCCCTACTTCATCATCTTTTCGGCCTTTATTGGCGGGCTCTACATTGCCATTGACACGACTGCCGGGGAGCGCGAACGGGGCTCTCTGGAGCCTTTGGTCATCAATCCCGTCCCCCGTTGGGAATTGGTCTTGGGCAAAGTGAGCGCTACGTTGCTCTTTGCCATGATTGCTGTGGCAGAGACGATTGTCGGGTTTGCCGTGATGCTCAACTATGTCCCCGTCGAGGAACTGGGCCTGCAATTTAACCTAAGTCCCTTGAGTCTGCTGGGAGTCCTCCTAGTGGCCCTGCCGATCCTCCCGGTGGCTGCGGGCATTCAGACGATTGTGGCGACTTTTACTAAGAGCTTCCGCGAGGCGCTTACCTATCTGCAATTGCTGCCACTGATCCCGGCCCTGCCGGGGCTGCTGCTAGTCTTTGTCCCGGTCAAGCCCGAACTCTGGGTCATGCTCATCCCTACTTTTGGACAACAGATCCTCATCCAGCAGTTACTCCGGGGCGAAGTTCCAAACGGGCTTTTGGTTGCGGTTTCTACCCTGACAACTTTGGCGATAGGCGCGATACTTATCTGGGGCGCAATCTGGATCTTTCAGCGCGAAGAGGTTTTGGGCCGTTAA
- the moaA gene encoding GTP 3',8-cyclase MoaA, producing the protein MNTVNYLRISLIDRCNFRCSYCMPEGEEFTYLQAQETLTDDELLGLVQGVFLPLGINRFRLTGGEPLLRKGLVDLVDRLVHLPGVEDVSLTTNAYRLEDMAEDLYRVGLRRINISLDSLDAEVFRKITGRNHWQRVWAGILAAHRVGFDPLKLNVVVLPGVNDHEVVDLAALSLERAWHVRFIEFMPIGNTEYFEQAGWVSSQTLRERLQECFGLTEGSCFGNGPADVFQLPGAKGTVGFISQMSECFCDRCNRVRLSANGVLRPCLLNESGEVDLKMSLRAGMGHAYLRDQVAHLLLLKQDIHFKERNRGTTTGAYARTMSQIGG; encoded by the coding sequence ATGAATACAGTAAATTACCTGCGGATAAGCTTGATTGACCGTTGTAATTTTCGGTGTTCCTACTGTATGCCCGAGGGTGAAGAATTCACCTATCTTCAGGCGCAAGAAACGCTCACCGACGACGAGTTATTGGGTTTGGTGCAGGGGGTGTTTCTGCCTTTAGGTATCAACCGTTTCCGGCTGACGGGCGGGGAACCGCTATTGCGTAAAGGATTGGTAGATCTGGTGGACCGGCTGGTGCATCTGCCGGGGGTGGAGGATGTTTCCCTGACGACGAATGCCTACCGGCTGGAGGACATGGCTGAGGACCTCTATCGGGTGGGGCTACGGCGGATCAATATCAGTTTGGACTCCTTGGATGCGGAGGTCTTTCGCAAGATCACTGGGCGCAATCACTGGCAACGGGTCTGGGCAGGGATTTTAGCGGCGCATCGGGTAGGCTTTGACCCGCTCAAGCTCAATGTGGTGGTCTTGCCGGGGGTGAACGACCACGAAGTCGTGGACCTCGCAGCCTTGAGTCTGGAGCGGGCGTGGCATGTGCGGTTTATCGAGTTTATGCCGATTGGGAATACCGAGTACTTTGAGCAGGCGGGTTGGGTCAGTTCGCAGACCTTGCGCGAACGGTTGCAGGAATGCTTCGGGCTTACGGAGGGCTCCTGTTTCGGCAATGGTCCGGCGGATGTCTTTCAGTTGCCGGGAGCGAAGGGTACGGTGGGCTTTATTTCACAGATGTCCGAGTGCTTCTGTGACCGCTGCAACCGAGTCCGTCTCTCAGCCAATGGGGTCCTGCGTCCCTGTCTATTGAACGAGTCGGGAGAGGTGGACCTCAAGATGTCCCTGCGGGCGGGGATGGGGCACGCCTACCTGAGGGACCAAGTGGCGCACTTGCTCTTGCTCAAGCAAGATATCCACTTTAAGGAGCGCAATCGAGGGACGACGACGGGGGCTTATGCGCGGACGATGTCGCAGATCGGGGGGTAG